The Methanoculleus marisnigri JR1 genome window below encodes:
- the rpoA2 gene encoding DNA-directed RNA polymerase subunit A'', whose product MEQRIDSLDLPYRTREDLKASLADRDVTEEEFEQILEMVFSEYQKSRIEPCEAVGVVAAQSIGEPGTQMTMRTFHYAGVAEINVTLGLPRLIEIMDARREPSTPTMAVHLLDDWAFNRDRAREVSWQIEAAPLHEFGDITIDMENMQVLVMLNKAVCDRRKISIDEILEAGPRKMREKRHFRDFDVEGDPKRASITFTPKNRESYQNLFQLAEHVRHVIVQGIDDIERVVVRKEGGEYILYTEGSNLKDVFEVEGVDTSRTRSNNISEIADVLGIEAGRNAIIQEALSTLNEQGIGVDVRHIMLVADMMCMEGEVKQIGRHGIAGEKESVLSRAAFEVTVNHLLDAAIANEVDELNGVTENVIVGQPIQLGTGDVKLIAKPINLKI is encoded by the coding sequence GGGACGTCACCGAGGAAGAGTTCGAGCAGATTCTCGAGATGGTCTTTTCGGAGTATCAGAAGAGCCGGATCGAGCCCTGCGAGGCGGTCGGTGTCGTGGCGGCGCAGTCGATCGGCGAGCCCGGCACCCAGATGACGATGCGTACGTTCCACTACGCGGGTGTGGCCGAGATCAACGTTACCCTCGGTCTCCCCCGCCTGATCGAGATCATGGACGCCCGGCGCGAGCCGAGCACCCCCACGATGGCGGTCCACCTGCTGGACGACTGGGCGTTCAACCGCGACCGCGCCCGCGAGGTGAGCTGGCAGATCGAGGCCGCGCCGCTCCACGAGTTCGGGGATATCACCATCGACATGGAGAACATGCAGGTCCTCGTCATGTTGAACAAGGCGGTCTGCGACCGGCGCAAGATCTCGATCGACGAGATCCTCGAGGCGGGGCCGAGGAAGATGCGTGAAAAGCGGCACTTCCGCGACTTCGATGTCGAGGGGGACCCGAAGAGGGCCTCGATCACGTTCACTCCGAAGAACCGGGAGAGCTACCAGAACCTCTTCCAGCTCGCGGAACACGTCCGGCACGTCATCGTCCAGGGTATCGACGATATCGAGCGGGTCGTCGTCAGAAAGGAAGGCGGAGAGTATATCCTTTATACTGAGGGCTCCAACCTAAAAGATGTCTTCGAAGTCGAAGGAGTCGATACCTCCCGCACCCGGAGCAACAACATCAGCGAGATCGCCGATGTGCTCGGTATCGAGGCCGGCCGGAATGCAATCATCCAGGAGGCCTTAAGCACCCTGAACGAACAGGGTATCGGCGTCGATGTCCGTCATATCATGCTCGTCGCGGATATGATGTGCATGGAGGGCGAGGTCAAGCAGATCGGCCGGCACGGTATTGCCGGCGAGAAGGAGAGTGTCCTTTCCCGGGCTGCATTCGAAGTAACGGTCAACCATCTGCTGGATGCTGCAATCGCGAACGAGGTGGACGAATTAAACGGCGTCACCGAGAACGTGATCGTGGGCCAGCCAATCCAGCTTGGCACCGGTGATGTGAAACTCATCGCAAAACCCATAAACTTGAAAATCTAG
- a CDS encoding 50S ribosomal protein L30e has translation MDFNASLRKAVKTGTVFLGRNKTRESIEAGKAKLVVVARNSPESVKNLVNEIDIPVYAYEGSSVQLGKACGMPYVVSALAVIEPGESDILSAARV, from the coding sequence ATGGACTTTAATGCTTCACTACGCAAAGCCGTGAAGACTGGTACCGTGTTCCTGGGCCGAAACAAGACCCGGGAATCCATCGAGGCAGGCAAGGCCAAACTTGTCGTGGTTGCCAGGAACAGCCCGGAATCCGTTAAAAATCTGGTGAATGAGATCGATATCCCTGTCTACGCCTACGAAGGCTCGAGCGTCCAGCTCGGGAAAGCCTGCGGCATGCCGTACGTCGTCAGTGCGCTCGCCGTGATCGAGCCAGGCGAATCCGATATCCTGAGTGCTGCGAGAGTGTAG
- a CDS encoding NusA-like transcription termination signal-binding factor, whose amino-acid sequence MPQVTLTEECMRLISQFESLTGAGSRDCIVDNRNERIIFVINPGDMGLAIGKSGSSIKKASDVMGKRIEVVEYSADPSQFLRNCFLPAQVTGIDFDTDEEDQQIALIDVRDEDRGLAIGKAGKNIFKAKVLAQRQHDIADVQLMQNDSA is encoded by the coding sequence ATGCCACAGGTCACGCTGACTGAGGAGTGCATGCGCCTCATCTCCCAGTTCGAGAGCCTTACCGGCGCAGGCAGCCGCGATTGCATCGTCGATAACCGCAACGAGCGGATAATCTTCGTGATCAATCCCGGCGATATGGGACTCGCCATCGGCAAGAGCGGGTCGAGCATCAAGAAGGCTTCCGACGTGATGGGGAAGCGCATCGAGGTCGTGGAATACTCTGCGGACCCGAGCCAGTTCCTCCGGAACTGCTTCCTTCCTGCTCAGGTCACCGGTATCGACTTCGACACGGACGAGGAGGATCAGCAGATCGCCCTTATCGATGTCCGGGACGAGGATCGGGGCCTTGCCATCGGCAAAGCGGGGAAGAATATCTTCAAGGCAAAAGTTCTCGCGCAGCGCCAGCATGACATCGCCGATGTCCAGCTGATGCAGAACGATTCTGCCTGA
- a CDS encoding DUF1786 domain-containing protein, which yields MIDLKTPLLAIDVGRGTQDILVYEPGRAVENSIKLVLPSPTVVAAAKIREATRAGRPVFLDGYLMGGGANTGAIRKHLAADLPVYATPKAALTLHDDPERVRALGVEIRTAPPGDAAVVRTTDYMEPELRQALSLFGVDYPQNVAIAVQDHGYSPHRSNRIHRFELMRERLDAGDWDLLSLASDPPIADMTRMQAVLSQAPGAFVTDTGPAALIGALCDPQVRRMAKTGVTLVNAGNGHTLCFTLKGREIHGLFEHHTGALDPAKLQDYIRRLADGTLTTEEVFDDGGHGAAIRKPLATGAVAVTGPNRLRLLPEAYQAAPFGDMMLSGCFGLAYLWKRFREPTL from the coding sequence ATGATCGATCTCAAAACCCCGCTCCTTGCCATCGATGTCGGCAGGGGCACCCAGGACATCCTGGTCTACGAGCCCGGCCGGGCGGTCGAGAACAGCATCAAACTGGTCCTCCCCTCCCCGACCGTGGTGGCGGCGGCGAAGATCCGGGAGGCGACCCGGGCGGGGCGCCCGGTCTTCCTGGACGGGTACCTGATGGGCGGCGGCGCGAACACCGGCGCGATACGGAAGCACCTGGCGGCAGATCTCCCGGTCTACGCCACGCCCAAGGCCGCTCTGACCCTCCACGACGACCCGGAACGGGTGCGGGCGCTTGGAGTTGAGATCCGCACTGCCCCTCCGGGAGACGCGGCGGTCGTCCGCACCACCGACTATATGGAACCGGAACTCAGGCAGGCGCTCTCCCTCTTCGGCGTGGACTACCCACAGAACGTGGCGATAGCGGTCCAGGATCACGGCTACTCCCCGCACCGGAGCAACCGCATCCACCGGTTCGAACTGATGCGGGAGCGACTGGACGCCGGGGATTGGGACCTCCTCTCGCTCGCGAGCGACCCCCCAATCGCCGATATGACCCGGATGCAGGCTGTCCTGAGCCAGGCACCGGGAGCGTTCGTCACCGACACCGGGCCGGCCGCCCTCATCGGGGCGCTCTGCGACCCGCAGGTTCGGCGCATGGCAAAGACCGGGGTGACCCTCGTCAACGCCGGGAACGGGCACACCCTCTGCTTCACCCTGAAAGGACGGGAGATCCACGGCCTCTTCGAGCACCACACCGGCGCGCTCGATCCTGCGAAACTGCAGGACTACATCAGGCGGCTCGCCGACGGCACCCTGACCACGGAGGAAGTCTTCGACGACGGCGGTCACGGGGCGGCGATCAGAAAGCCCCTCGCCACGGGTGCCGTGGCGGTCACCGGCCCGAACCGGCTCAGGCTGCTGCCGGAGGCCTACCAGGCGGCGCCCTTCGGGGACATGATGCTCTCGGGGTGCTTCGGGCTCGCGTATCTCTGGAAGAGGTTCAGAGAACCGACGCTCTGA
- the nrdD gene encoding anaerobic ribonucleoside-triphosphate reductase codes for MLGLQSLSGPLIREIVNMTLLERGLVPYRNVCTRVGTPVFDAHLIDVGRGFEAHDNANLQENAETSHKKKADKISKEQYLLQLPPDLADHHLRGDLHIHDLEYFGTRPFCQDWDLRYFLYYGLMPDGNGTKASVAGPAKRAEVAVLHAVKALGSAQTNFAGGQGYYNFLTFMAPFFEGMDYEEIKQLMQMFVYEMTQMMVARGGQVVFSSVQLSPGVPTLWKDKPCVYRGKVWNGEQAPLRTYNEFEREVRLLFKALMEVMLEGDYWGKPFSFPKPEISIEPDFLNEDEEFNREHPDLPTYQDLYLMTFELASKYGTPYYDNQIPPYRGAGEGISCYQCCAYQFSSLADEDDEFEDKLYFREGKHFSMGSWMVMSINCPRAAYKAEGDQERLFAELKALMDTAVELFRIKRRWMSHIRTNGRMPFAMQRPKDPNTGERGAVAVDLEGLVYTIGVVGVNEMVQHFTGHQLHESRDAFRLAVRAMTELEMYARELSQKHNMTIALARTPAETTGQRFAVADLLDERFRDHAIRVVKGDADAALDTLGTTLDLPIYYTNGTHIAPGAPVPLTKRIEIEHIFFPIVDGGNIFHVWLGEARPDPRGLMEMAMNLCRTTQIGYFAFTRDLTVSLKEYRELKPARPDTGKTAGTSPAADRAGA; via the coding sequence ATGCTGGGCCTCCAGTCGCTCTCCGGCCCCCTCATCCGCGAGATCGTCAACATGACGCTCCTCGAGCGCGGCCTCGTCCCCTACCGCAACGTCTGCACCCGGGTGGGAACCCCGGTCTTCGACGCGCACCTCATCGATGTGGGACGGGGATTCGAGGCGCACGACAACGCCAACCTCCAGGAGAACGCCGAGACATCCCACAAGAAGAAGGCGGACAAGATCAGCAAGGAGCAGTACCTCCTGCAGCTCCCCCCGGACCTTGCGGACCACCACCTCCGCGGCGATCTCCACATCCACGACCTGGAGTACTTCGGGACCCGCCCGTTTTGCCAGGATTGGGACCTGCGCTACTTCCTCTACTACGGCCTGATGCCTGATGGGAACGGGACGAAGGCCTCGGTCGCCGGCCCCGCGAAGAGGGCCGAGGTGGCGGTCCTCCACGCGGTCAAGGCGCTCGGCTCCGCCCAGACGAACTTCGCCGGCGGCCAGGGCTACTACAACTTCCTCACGTTCATGGCGCCCTTCTTCGAGGGGATGGACTACGAGGAGATCAAGCAGCTGATGCAGATGTTCGTCTACGAGATGACCCAGATGATGGTCGCCCGCGGCGGCCAGGTGGTCTTCTCGTCGGTCCAGCTCTCCCCGGGCGTCCCCACCCTCTGGAAGGACAAGCCCTGCGTCTACCGCGGCAAGGTCTGGAACGGAGAACAGGCACCGCTCCGGACCTACAACGAGTTCGAACGGGAGGTCCGGCTCCTCTTCAAGGCGCTGATGGAGGTGATGCTCGAGGGGGACTACTGGGGCAAGCCCTTCTCCTTCCCGAAACCCGAGATCAGCATCGAGCCCGACTTCCTTAACGAGGACGAGGAGTTCAACCGCGAGCACCCCGACCTCCCGACCTACCAGGACCTCTACCTGATGACGTTCGAACTCGCGTCCAAATACGGCACCCCCTACTACGACAATCAGATCCCTCCCTACCGGGGCGCCGGCGAGGGGATCTCGTGCTATCAATGCTGTGCCTACCAGTTCTCCTCCCTCGCCGACGAGGACGACGAGTTCGAGGACAAACTCTACTTCCGGGAAGGGAAGCACTTCTCGATGGGGTCATGGATGGTGATGTCCATCAACTGCCCACGGGCGGCGTACAAGGCGGAGGGCGACCAGGAACGGCTCTTTGCCGAACTGAAGGCGCTCATGGATACCGCCGTCGAACTCTTCCGGATCAAGCGCCGCTGGATGTCTCACATCCGGACAAACGGCCGGATGCCGTTTGCGATGCAGCGCCCGAAGGACCCGAACACCGGCGAACGCGGCGCGGTTGCCGTGGATCTCGAGGGGCTCGTCTACACCATCGGCGTGGTCGGCGTCAACGAGATGGTGCAGCACTTCACCGGTCACCAGCTCCATGAGTCGCGCGACGCGTTCCGTCTCGCCGTCCGGGCAATGACCGAACTCGAGATGTACGCCCGTGAACTCTCGCAGAAGCACAACATGACGATCGCCCTCGCCCGCACCCCGGCAGAGACAACCGGGCAGCGGTTTGCCGTCGCGGACCTCCTCGACGAGCGGTTCCGCGACCACGCCATCCGGGTCGTCAAGGGCGACGCCGATGCGGCGCTCGATACGCTCGGCACGACGCTCGACCTCCCCATCTACTACACCAACGGGACGCATATCGCCCCGGGAGCCCCCGTTCCGCTCACGAAACGGATCGAGATCGAGCACATCTTCTTCCCCATCGTGGACGGCGGAAACATCTTCCACGTATGGCTCGGGGAGGCGCGCCCCGACCCCCGCGGACTGATGGAGATGGCGATGAACCTCTGCCGGACGACGCAGATCGGCTACTTCGCCTTCACCCGGGATCTCACGGTTTCCCTGAAGGAGTACCGGGAACTAAAACCGGCGCGCCCCGACACGGGGAAGACGGCCGGCACCTCTCCGGCGGCAGACCGGGCAGGTGCCTGA
- a CDS encoding roadblock/LC7 domain-containing protein: MRYLGVNLMSRHPFMEESAQRHIDEIQSVVGVAACALVSSEGRILGKRFPEGDLTSSLCAAMCATVLASAEAACGSVNMERPFLVTVTSADATILIVSVGEAALITAVIDKSADLPTVQRQLLDIAVRIGEEEA; encoded by the coding sequence ATGAGATATCTCGGGGTTAATCTGATGAGCCGTCATCCCTTCATGGAAGAGAGTGCCCAAAGGCACATCGATGAGATCCAGTCCGTTGTCGGTGTTGCTGCATGCGCTCTCGTATCCAGTGAAGGCAGAATTTTGGGTAAACGCTTCCCGGAAGGTGACCTCACATCGTCGCTCTGCGCAGCAATGTGCGCAACGGTCCTCGCATCGGCAGAGGCGGCCTGCGGCAGCGTCAACATGGAGCGCCCGTTCCTGGTCACCGTTACCTCAGCCGACGCTACAATCCTCATCGTGAGCGTCGGGGAGGCCGCCCTGATCACAGCGGTAATTGATAAGTCAGCGGATCTACCCACAGTACAGAGACAGTTATTGGATATAGCAGTCAGGATCGGAGAGGAGGAGGCATGA
- a CDS encoding response regulator: protein MYTILVVDDSPMIVDVFVTMLERGGYRPITAFSGEECLEALNATPPDLVLLDIMMEPMDGWETLERIKTDPATRDIPVLMLTAKPLTPEEANEYGSYIEDYILKPTTHHQLYEAIEHVLARRHSIAADIERAREAGVDSHLVDEYERLAKSVDINRRLLKILETTYSIKDARAGMGEDITRAIKSMAVSIKIQEERLNQVRNQFEELFVAR from the coding sequence ATGTATACGATATTGGTTGTCGACGATAGCCCCATGATCGTCGACGTTTTTGTTACCATGCTGGAGCGTGGCGGCTATCGGCCGATCACCGCTTTCAGTGGCGAGGAGTGTCTTGAGGCCCTGAATGCGACCCCTCCTGACCTGGTACTTCTGGATATCATGATGGAGCCGATGGACGGCTGGGAGACGCTCGAGCGGATCAAGACCGACCCCGCAACGCGGGATATCCCCGTCCTCATGCTGACCGCAAAACCTCTCACGCCCGAAGAGGCGAACGAATACGGTTCCTACATAGAGGACTATATCCTCAAGCCCACCACCCATCACCAGCTCTACGAGGCCATCGAGCACGTGCTGGCGCGCCGGCACTCCATCGCCGCCGACATCGAGCGGGCGCGCGAAGCCGGCGTGGACTCGCACCTCGTCGACGAGTACGAACGTCTCGCAAAAAGCGTCGATATCAACCGCCGCCTCTTAAAGATTTTAGAGACCACTTACAGCATCAAGGATGCCCGGGCGGGCATGGGCGAGGACATCACGAGGGCCATAAAGAGCATGGCGGTGAGCATCAAGATTCAGGAAGAGCGGCTGAATCAGGTTCGCAACCAGTTTGAAGAGCTCTTCGTGGCGCGTTGA
- a CDS encoding phosphate-starvation-inducible PsiE family protein: MIPSKSHADKAISAISWVTLGIYLLIAISLSLLAIFSFYDVVLQVAALIHAEDMTQGILGVLHALLLTLIIVEILETVTAYFRTNKVLVTPILIAGITAMVRRVLTFGVEPVEPIDIGMTLAAILVLTTAIVYIGKRERADGY, translated from the coding sequence ATGATTCCCTCTAAATCCCATGCAGATAAGGCCATATCCGCCATATCATGGGTAACGCTGGGCATATACCTGCTCATCGCCATCTCGCTCTCCCTGCTCGCGATCTTCTCGTTCTATGATGTCGTTCTCCAGGTAGCGGCGCTCATTCACGCCGAAGACATGACGCAGGGCATACTCGGGGTGCTGCACGCGCTCCTTCTGACCCTCATCATCGTTGAGATCCTGGAGACGGTGACGGCGTATTTCAGAACCAACAAAGTGCTCGTGACGCCGATCCTGATTGCAGGCATCACCGCAATGGTGCGGCGGGTGCTGACCTTCGGGGTCGAACCCGTCGAACCCATCGATATCGGGATGACACTCGCGGCGATCCTCGTGCTGACGACCGCGATCGTCTATATCGGGAAGCGGGAACGCGCAGATGGCTACTAA
- a CDS encoding DNA-directed RNA polymerase subunit H, with translation MGTSLDVLNHEMVPDHQIMGEEEVADLLATYHITLEQLPKIYHDDPAVKAIGGEVGNVIRIVRDSRTAGRAEAYRLVVKRPKK, from the coding sequence ATGGGGACTTCACTTGACGTACTCAATCATGAGATGGTTCCGGACCATCAGATTATGGGCGAAGAAGAGGTCGCCGACCTTCTTGCGACGTACCATATAACTCTAGAGCAATTGCCGAAAATCTACCACGACGATCCTGCAGTGAAGGCTATCGGGGGCGAGGTCGGGAACGTCATCCGGATCGTTCGCGACAGTCGCACCGCGGGCAGAGCCGAAGCCTACAGGCTCGTTGTGAAGAGACCGAAGAAATAA
- a CDS encoding DNA-directed RNA polymerase subunit B'' has translation MSRAYFAREHVARHQLDSYNNFLLHNLQKVVDEQRVIETDIETRGKGKEAVWVELGKVEVKKPLVREADGSQSELFPSEARLRNLTYAAPIQLEMTLVQGEEAQDPIVTTIGQLPVMVGSAACNLYNMSDPERIEHGEDPLDPGGYFVVNGTERVLMTLEDLASNKIMTEFTERYNERIYVAKVFSQYRGYRALVIVERNRKNLLEVSFPSVAGHLRFIDLMRALGLQGDHDIVEAVSTDEEILTFMMQNLEEGECDTVDEGVMYVGKKLAPNQTRDYQRKRAEFVLDNYLLPHLNYLMPVGLKEEDPGYRTAVEGVRLAKAHFLGRMAEACFDLVLDRRRIDDKDHYSNKRLKLAGDLMEDLFRISLNRLTRDVKYQLERASMRHRDLSIGTAVRADVLTERLLHPLATGNWVGGRTGVSQLLDRVDHMAVLSHLRRVISPLSRSQPHFEARDLHPTQWGRICPSETPEGPNCGLVKNFAQMVEISKGVINEEEVKNILYDMGVIALRRETA, from the coding sequence TTGTCGAGAGCATATTTTGCGCGGGAGCACGTAGCGCGCCACCAGTTAGACTCTTATAACAATTTCCTCCTGCACAACCTTCAGAAAGTCGTCGACGAGCAGCGCGTCATCGAGACCGATATCGAGACTCGGGGGAAAGGAAAGGAGGCTGTATGGGTTGAACTGGGCAAGGTCGAGGTGAAAAAACCTCTTGTCCGTGAAGCGGACGGATCGCAGTCCGAACTCTTCCCGAGCGAGGCGCGCCTGAGAAACCTCACCTATGCGGCGCCCATTCAACTCGAGATGACGCTTGTCCAGGGCGAAGAAGCGCAGGACCCGATCGTCACCACTATCGGGCAGTTGCCGGTGATGGTGGGGTCGGCCGCCTGCAACCTCTACAACATGAGCGACCCCGAGCGGATCGAGCACGGCGAAGATCCCCTCGATCCAGGCGGCTACTTCGTCGTCAACGGCACGGAACGGGTGCTGATGACGCTCGAGGATCTCGCCTCGAACAAGATCATGACCGAGTTCACCGAGCGATACAACGAGCGGATCTACGTGGCGAAGGTCTTCTCGCAGTACCGGGGCTACCGCGCGCTCGTGATCGTCGAGAGGAACAGGAAGAACCTGCTCGAGGTCTCGTTCCCTTCGGTCGCCGGGCACCTCCGCTTCATCGACCTGATGCGGGCGCTGGGGCTGCAGGGCGACCACGACATCGTGGAGGCGGTTTCGACCGACGAGGAGATCCTCACCTTCATGATGCAGAACCTTGAAGAGGGCGAGTGCGACACCGTCGACGAAGGCGTCATGTACGTCGGGAAAAAACTCGCACCCAACCAGACCCGGGACTACCAGCGGAAACGTGCGGAGTTCGTTCTGGACAACTACCTCCTCCCGCACTTAAACTACCTGATGCCGGTGGGCCTGAAGGAGGAAGACCCCGGATACCGGACGGCAGTCGAGGGCGTCCGCCTCGCAAAGGCGCACTTCCTCGGCCGCATGGCCGAGGCCTGTTTCGACCTGGTGCTCGATCGGCGCCGGATCGACGACAAGGACCACTACTCGAACAAGCGGCTGAAACTTGCCGGCGACCTGATGGAAGACCTCTTCCGGATCTCACTCAACCGCTTAACGAGGGACGTGAAGTACCAGCTCGAGCGGGCCAGCATGCGCCACCGCGACCTCTCGATCGGGACCGCCGTGCGCGCGGACGTCCTGACCGAGCGGCTGCTGCACCCGCTTGCCACCGGCAACTGGGTGGGCGGGCGCACCGGCGTCTCGCAGCTCCTCGACCGCGTGGATCACATGGCGGTGCTCTCGCACCTTCGCCGTGTAATCTCGCCTCTCTCCCGCTCGCAGCCTCACTTCGAGGCCCGTGACCTGCACCCCACCCAGTGGGGGCGGATCTGTCCGAGCGAGACGCCTGAGGGACCGAACTGTGGACTGGTGAAGAACTTCGCCCAGATGGTCGAGATCAGCAAGGGTGTAATCAACGAAGAGGAAGTGAAGAACATTCTGTACGATATGGGCGTCATCGCCCTCCGGAGAGAGACGGCATGA